A stretch of Pseudomonas sp. LRP2-20 DNA encodes these proteins:
- the lon gene encoding endopeptidase La has translation MSDQQDFPEQPDEHSAVEQPATQADTGHALALPGQQLPDKVYVIPIHNRPFFPAQVLPVIVNEEPWAETLDLVAKTEHHSLALFFMDTPPEDHRHFDTSALPEYGTLVKVHHASRENGKLQFVAQGLTRVRIRTWLKHHRPPYLVEVEYPRQPAEPTDEVKAYGMALINAIKELLPLNPLYSEELKNYLNRFSPNDPSPLTDFAAALTSATGNELQEVLDCVPMLKRMEKVLPMLRKEVEVARLQNEISAEVNRQIGEHQREFFLKEQLKVIQQELGLTKDDRSADLEQFEQRLTGKTLPEQAKKRIDEEMGKLAILETGSPEYAVTRNYLEWATALPWGLYGKDKLDLKHARKVLDQHHAGLDDIKERILEFLAVGAWKGEISGSIVLLVGPPGVGKTSIGKSIAESLGRPFYRFSVGGMRDEAEIKGHRRTYIGAQPGKLVQALKDVEVMNPVIMLDEIDKMGQSYQGDPASALLETLDPEQNVDFLDHYLDLRLDLSKVLFVCTANTLDSIPGPLLDRMEVIRLSGYITEEKLAIAKRHLWPKQLEKAGVAKTSLSISDSALRTVIEGYAREAGVRQLEKQLGKLVRKAVVKLLENPDAKLKIGNKDLEAALGMPVFRSEQVLAGKGVITGLAWTSMGGATLPIEATRIHTLNRGFKLTGKLGDVMKESAEIAYSYVSSNLKQFGGDPGFFNEAFIHLHVPEGATPKDGPSAGITMASALLSLARDQAPKKGVAMTGELTLTGQVLPIGGVREKVIAARRQKIFKLILPEPNRGDFEELPDYLREGLTVHFARRFADVAKVLF, from the coding sequence ATGAGCGACCAGCAGGATTTCCCGGAACAACCCGACGAACACAGCGCAGTCGAACAGCCCGCCACCCAGGCCGATACCGGCCACGCCCTTGCCCTGCCCGGCCAACAGCTGCCGGACAAGGTCTATGTGATCCCGATCCACAACCGCCCGTTCTTCCCCGCGCAAGTGCTGCCGGTGATCGTCAACGAAGAGCCCTGGGCCGAAACCCTCGACCTGGTCGCCAAGACCGAGCACCACTCGCTGGCACTGTTCTTCATGGACACCCCGCCGGAAGACCACCGCCATTTCGACACCTCGGCCCTGCCGGAGTACGGCACCTTGGTCAAGGTGCACCACGCCAGCCGCGAAAACGGCAAATTGCAGTTCGTCGCCCAGGGTCTGACCCGGGTACGCATCCGTACCTGGCTCAAGCACCATCGCCCGCCGTACCTGGTCGAGGTCGAATACCCGCGCCAGCCGGCCGAGCCGACCGACGAGGTCAAGGCCTACGGCATGGCGCTGATCAACGCGATCAAGGAACTGCTGCCGCTCAACCCGCTGTACAGCGAAGAACTGAAGAACTACCTCAACCGCTTCAGCCCCAACGACCCGTCACCGCTCACCGACTTTGCCGCCGCGCTCACCTCTGCCACCGGCAACGAGCTGCAGGAAGTGCTCGACTGCGTGCCCATGCTCAAGCGCATGGAGAAGGTCCTGCCGATGCTGCGCAAGGAGGTCGAGGTTGCGCGCCTGCAAAACGAGATTTCCGCCGAGGTCAACCGGCAGATCGGCGAGCACCAGCGCGAGTTCTTCCTCAAGGAGCAGCTCAAGGTCATCCAGCAGGAGCTGGGCCTGACCAAGGACGACCGCAGTGCCGACCTCGAACAGTTCGAGCAACGCCTGACCGGCAAGACCCTGCCCGAACAGGCGAAGAAGCGCATCGACGAAGAAATGGGCAAGCTGGCCATCCTCGAGACCGGCTCGCCCGAATACGCCGTAACCCGCAATTACCTGGAATGGGCCACCGCGCTGCCCTGGGGCCTGTACGGCAAGGACAAGCTCGACCTGAAACATGCACGCAAGGTGCTCGACCAGCACCACGCAGGCCTGGACGACATCAAGGAACGTATCCTCGAATTCCTCGCCGTCGGGGCCTGGAAAGGTGAGATCAGTGGCTCGATCGTGCTGCTGGTGGGCCCGCCCGGGGTGGGCAAGACCAGCATCGGCAAGTCCATCGCCGAATCCCTCGGCCGGCCGTTCTACCGCTTCAGCGTCGGCGGCATGCGCGACGAGGCCGAGATCAAGGGCCATCGCCGCACCTACATCGGCGCCCAGCCGGGCAAGCTGGTGCAGGCGCTGAAGGATGTCGAAGTGATGAACCCGGTGATCATGCTCGACGAGATCGACAAGATGGGCCAGAGCTACCAGGGCGACCCGGCCTCGGCGCTGCTGGAAACCCTCGACCCGGAGCAGAACGTCGATTTCCTCGACCACTACCTGGACCTGCGCCTGGACCTGTCCAAGGTGCTGTTCGTGTGCACTGCCAACACCCTTGACTCGATCCCTGGCCCGCTACTCGACCGCATGGAGGTGATCCGCCTGTCCGGCTACATTACCGAAGAGAAGCTGGCCATCGCCAAGCGCCACCTGTGGCCCAAACAGCTGGAAAAGGCCGGCGTGGCCAAGACCAGCCTGAGCATCAGCGACAGCGCCCTGCGAACGGTGATCGAGGGCTATGCGCGAGAAGCCGGCGTGCGCCAGCTGGAGAAACAGTTGGGCAAGCTGGTGCGCAAGGCCGTGGTCAAGCTGCTGGAGAACCCGGATGCCAAGCTCAAGATCGGCAACAAGGACCTGGAGGCCGCGTTGGGCATGCCGGTGTTCCGCAGCGAACAGGTGCTGGCTGGCAAAGGCGTGATCACCGGCCTTGCCTGGACCAGCATGGGCGGCGCGACCCTGCCGATCGAGGCCACCCGCATCCACACGCTGAACCGCGGCTTCAAGCTCACCGGCAAGCTGGGTGACGTGATGAAGGAATCCGCTGAAATCGCCTACAGCTACGTCAGTTCCAACCTCAAGCAGTTTGGTGGTGACCCGGGCTTCTTCAACGAAGCGTTCATTCACCTGCACGTGCCTGAAGGCGCCACACCGAAGGATGGCCCGAGTGCCGGCATCACCATGGCCAGCGCGCTGCTGTCGCTGGCCCGCGACCAGGCGCCGAAGAAAGGCGTGGCCATGACCGGCGAGCTGACCCTCACTGGCCAGGTGCTGCCGATTGGCGGCGTGCGCGAAAAGGTGATCGCGGCGCGGCGGCAGAAGATCTTCAAGCTGATCCTGCCGGAGCCGAACCGCGGGGACTTCGAAGAGCTGCCGGACTACCTGCGCGAAGGCCTGACCGTGCATTTCGCCAGGCGCTTCGCAGACGTGGCCAAAGTCCTGTTCTGA
- a CDS encoding VF530 family DNA-binding protein — MSTAQHNALHGKTLEQILTELVAHYQWQGLAERVDVRCFKSNPSIKSSLTFLRKTPWAREKVEQLYVKLQRQA, encoded by the coding sequence ATGAGCACGGCCCAACACAACGCGCTGCACGGCAAGACCCTCGAACAGATCCTCACCGAACTGGTGGCGCACTACCAATGGCAGGGCCTGGCCGAACGTGTTGATGTGCGGTGCTTCAAGAGCAATCCGAGCATCAAGTCGAGCCTGACCTTCCTGCGCAAGACGCCCTGGGCGCGGGAGAAGGTCGAGCAGTTGTACGTGAAATTGCAGCGCCAGGCCTGA
- a CDS encoding glucose/quinate/shikimate family membrane-bound PQQ-dependent dehydrogenase, translating into MSTDGANQGTRWLPRLMGVLLLLMGLALLAGGIKLSQLGGSLYYLIAGIGFALSGALLLAKRRIALGLYGLVLLGSTVWAMLEVGLDWWQLVPRLAIWFAIGVVLLLPWARRPLTGPAAKANTALLSIAVLASGACALGSQFTHPGEVFGELGRDNSEMGSAAPAMPDGDWQAYGRTEHGDRYSPLRQITPQNAYRLEEAWRIRTGDLPTDDDPVELTNENTPLKANGMLYACTAHSKVLALDPDTGAEIWRYDPQIKTPVGTFKGFAHMTCRGVSYYDENSYVSRDGSPAPKVSDAGQAVAQACPRRLYLPTADARLIAINADNGKVCEGFANQGAIDLTTGIGPFTAGGYYSTSPVAITRSLVIIGGHVTDNESTNEPSGVIRAYDVHDGRLVWNWDSNNPDDTKPLAPGKMYSRNSANMWSLASVDEDLGMVYLPLGNQTPDQWGADRTPGAEKYSAGVVALDLATGKARWNYQFTHHDLWDMDVGSQPTLVHLKTKDDIKPAIIVPTKQGSLYVLDRRDGTPIVPIREIPVPQGAVKGDHTAPTQARSDLNLLGPELTEQAMWGATPFDQMLCRIQFRELRYEGQYTPPSEQGSLIYPGNVGVFNWGGVSVDPVRQLLFTSPNYMAFVSKMVPREQVAAGSKRESETSGVQPNTGAPYAVTMHPFMSPIGIPCQAPAWGYVAAIDLFTNKVVWKRKNGTTRDSTPVPIGMPVGVPSMGGSIVTAGGVGFLSGTLDQYLRAYDVNNGKELWKARLPAGGQATPMTYTGKDGKQYVLIVAGGHGSLGTRMGDYIIAYKLAE; encoded by the coding sequence ATGAGCACTGACGGTGCCAACCAAGGAACCCGCTGGCTACCGCGCCTGATGGGCGTGCTGCTGTTGCTGATGGGCCTGGCCCTGCTGGCCGGCGGCATCAAGCTGAGCCAGCTGGGCGGATCGCTGTACTACCTGATTGCCGGTATCGGCTTTGCCCTGTCGGGCGCCCTGCTGCTGGCCAAGCGCCGCATCGCCCTGGGCCTGTATGGCCTGGTGCTGCTGGGCAGCACCGTGTGGGCCATGCTCGAAGTGGGCCTGGACTGGTGGCAACTGGTACCACGCCTGGCCATCTGGTTCGCCATCGGAGTGGTGCTGCTGTTGCCGTGGGCCCGTCGCCCGCTGACCGGCCCTGCAGCCAAGGCCAATACCGCGCTGCTGAGCATCGCCGTGCTGGCGTCGGGTGCCTGTGCCCTGGGCAGCCAGTTCACCCACCCGGGCGAAGTGTTCGGCGAACTCGGCCGCGACAACAGCGAAATGGGCAGCGCCGCACCGGCCATGCCCGATGGCGACTGGCAGGCGTATGGCCGCACCGAGCACGGCGACCGCTATTCGCCGCTGCGCCAGATCACCCCGCAGAACGCCTACCGCCTGGAAGAAGCCTGGCGCATCCGCACCGGCGACCTGCCGACCGACGACGACCCGGTCGAGCTGACCAACGAAAACACCCCGCTGAAGGCCAACGGCATGCTCTATGCCTGCACCGCCCACAGCAAGGTGCTGGCCCTGGACCCGGACACCGGCGCCGAGATCTGGCGCTACGACCCGCAGATCAAGACCCCGGTCGGCACCTTCAAGGGCTTCGCCCACATGACCTGCCGCGGCGTCTCGTACTACGACGAGAACAGCTACGTCAGCCGTGACGGCAGCCCGGCACCGAAGGTGTCCGATGCCGGCCAGGCCGTGGCCCAGGCCTGCCCACGCCGCCTCTACCTGCCGACTGCCGACGCCCGCCTGATCGCCATCAACGCTGATAACGGCAAGGTCTGCGAAGGCTTCGCCAACCAGGGCGCGATCGACCTGACCACGGGCATCGGCCCGTTCACCGCTGGCGGCTACTACTCCACCTCGCCAGTGGCGATCACCCGCAGCCTGGTGATCATCGGCGGCCATGTCACCGACAACGAGTCGACCAACGAACCGTCCGGCGTGATCCGCGCCTACGACGTGCACGACGGCCGCCTGGTGTGGAACTGGGACAGCAACAACCCGGACGACACCAAGCCGCTGGCCCCGGGCAAGATGTACAGCCGCAACTCGGCCAACATGTGGTCGCTGGCCAGCGTCGACGAAGACCTGGGCATGGTCTACCTGCCGCTGGGCAACCAGACCCCTGACCAGTGGGGCGCTGACCGCACCCCGGGCGCCGAGAAGTACAGCGCCGGTGTGGTCGCCCTGGACCTTGCCACCGGCAAGGCCCGCTGGAACTACCAGTTCACCCACCACGACCTGTGGGACATGGACGTCGGCAGCCAGCCGACCCTGGTGCACCTGAAGACCAAGGACGACATCAAGCCGGCGATCATCGTGCCGACCAAGCAGGGCAGCCTGTACGTGCTCGACCGCCGCGACGGCACACCGATCGTGCCGATCCGCGAGATCCCGGTCCCGCAGGGCGCGGTCAAGGGTGACCACACCGCACCGACCCAGGCCCGCTCCGACCTCAACCTGCTCGGCCCAGAGCTGACCGAACAGGCCATGTGGGGCGCCACGCCGTTCGACCAGATGCTGTGCCGCATCCAGTTCCGCGAGCTGCGCTATGAAGGCCAGTACACCCCGCCGTCCGAACAGGGCAGCCTGATCTACCCAGGCAACGTCGGCGTGTTCAACTGGGGCGGCGTGTCGGTCGACCCGGTGCGTCAGCTGCTGTTCACTTCGCCCAACTACATGGCCTTCGTGTCGAAGATGGTGCCGCGCGAGCAGGTGGCCGCCGGCAGCAAGCGCGAAAGCGAGACCAGTGGCGTGCAGCCGAACACCGGCGCTCCCTACGCGGTGACCATGCACCCGTTCATGTCGCCGATCGGCATCCCGTGCCAGGCGCCGGCCTGGGGTTATGTGGCGGCCATCGACCTGTTCACCAACAAGGTGGTGTGGAAGCGCAAGAACGGCACGACCCGTGACAGCACCCCGGTGCCGATCGGCATGCCGGTGGGTGTCCCGAGCATGGGCGGCTCGATCGTTACCGCAGGTGGTGTTGGCTTCCTCAGCGGCACCCTCGACCAGTATCTGCGTGCCTATGACGTGAACAACGGCAAGGAACTGTGGAAGGCCCGCCTGCCTGCGGGTGGCCAAGCCACGCCGATGACCTATACCGGCAAGGACGGCAAGCAATATGTGCTGATCGTCGCTGGCGGCCATGGCTCGCTGGGCACCAGGATGGGCGATTACATCATCGCTTACAAATTGGCCGAGTAA
- a CDS encoding siderophore-interacting protein has product MSDTIHRVNHEIRQRRLQVLRVNDLTPRMRRITLGGDELQGFTSLGSDDHIKLLFAETAEQQQAIDARNLGRDGGTRPTMREYTPRRIDLVANELDIDFVLHGDGPASTWAAQAAPGQTLNIAGPRASMVVPDIFDSYLLVGDETAIPAIGRRLEELPAGRRVLAVIQIEDDQERQPLPSAAQVEVIWVKRNEDLMALLKGLNLPEGKLYSWVALEKSLTRQAKALLLEKGVAEDALKAAAYWRADGTADDE; this is encoded by the coding sequence ATGAGTGACACCATTCACCGCGTCAACCACGAGATCCGCCAACGTCGCCTGCAGGTGCTGCGGGTGAACGACCTCACCCCGCGCATGCGCCGCATCACCCTCGGTGGCGACGAGTTGCAAGGCTTCACCAGCCTGGGCAGTGACGACCACATCAAGTTGCTGTTCGCTGAAACCGCCGAGCAGCAGCAGGCCATCGACGCGCGCAACCTGGGCCGTGACGGTGGTACCCGGCCGACCATGCGCGAGTACACACCGCGGCGTATCGACCTGGTGGCCAATGAACTGGACATCGACTTCGTGCTGCACGGCGACGGCCCTGCTTCGACCTGGGCGGCCCAGGCAGCGCCAGGGCAGACCCTGAACATTGCCGGGCCACGGGCATCGATGGTGGTACCGGATATTTTTGACAGCTATTTGCTGGTGGGTGACGAGACGGCGATCCCGGCGATTGGCCGGCGCCTGGAAGAACTGCCAGCCGGGCGTCGCGTGCTGGCGGTGATCCAGATCGAAGATGACCAGGAGCGCCAGCCGCTGCCAAGTGCGGCGCAGGTGGAAGTCATCTGGGTCAAGCGCAACGAGGACCTGATGGCACTGCTGAAGGGGCTGAATCTGCCCGAAGGCAAACTGTACAGCTGGGTGGCGCTGGAGAAGTCGCTGACCCGGCAGGCCAAGGCATTGTTGCTGGAGAAAGGCGTGGCCGAAGATGCCCTCAAGGCCGCCGCTTACTGGCGTGCCGACGGGACCGCGGACGACGAGTGA
- a CDS encoding Pr6Pr family membrane protein: MPRRPWLTSMALLGWFGLAVQVYLVLLARWQEQASLIGGLINVFGYFTVLTNTLVATVLSYAAFGRASAARRFFLSPSVSSAVAASIVLVALAYSVLLRHLWQPEGWQWLADELLHDVMPLLFTLYWWFEVPKGSLRLWHLAIWALYPVVYFAYALWRGSEIGAYAYPFIDVASLGYGQVMLNALGVLAGFWGVGLMLLGLDRWRGLHGKG, encoded by the coding sequence ATGCCACGGCGCCCCTGGCTGACGTCGATGGCGTTGCTTGGCTGGTTCGGCCTGGCGGTGCAGGTCTACCTGGTGCTGCTGGCGCGCTGGCAGGAGCAGGCCAGCCTGATCGGCGGGCTGATCAATGTGTTCGGTTACTTCACGGTGCTGACCAATACCTTGGTGGCGACGGTACTCAGTTACGCGGCCTTTGGCCGGGCGTCAGCAGCCAGGCGCTTCTTTCTGTCGCCCTCGGTGAGCTCTGCAGTGGCGGCCAGCATCGTGCTGGTGGCGCTGGCCTACAGTGTGCTGCTGCGCCACCTGTGGCAGCCCGAAGGCTGGCAGTGGCTGGCGGATGAGCTGCTGCACGATGTGATGCCGCTGCTATTCACCTTGTACTGGTGGTTCGAGGTGCCCAAGGGCAGCCTGCGCCTTTGGCACCTGGCGATTTGGGCGCTATACCCGGTGGTGTATTTCGCCTATGCGTTGTGGCGGGGGAGCGAGATCGGGGCGTATGCCTATCCGTTCATCGATGTGGCGAGTCTGGGCTATGGGCAGGTGATGCTCAATGCCCTCGGCGTCTTGGCGGGGTTCTGGGGCGTTGGGCTGATGTTGCTGGGGCTGGATCGGTGGCGTGGGTTGCACGGAAAAGGTTGA
- a CDS encoding TonB-dependent receptor, whose amino-acid sequence MLHIPLRLSPLAVALWLASSPSQAVELEPQVITANPLGNRQLAAPSTVLEGDDLLQQQHGSLGETLNKQPGVASTWFGPGASRPVIRGLDGDRIRILRNGVGALDASSLSYDHAVPLDPVTVERVEIVRGPAALLYGGNAIGGVINTFDNRIPDSPIEGIHGAGELRYGGADTTRSSAGKLEAGDGTFALHLDANSRQFNDLRIPGYAQSAKVRDADNPGSRHRLENSDGRQDGGAIGGSYNWEHGYAGLSYSRYDSNYGSVAESGVRLDMKQDHYAFASELRDLDGPFSSVKVDAGYTDYEHSEIEQGEVHTTFKNKGYEARIEARHQPLGPLEGVIGAQVSRNEFSALGEEAFVPHTDTDSLALFMLEQWQATERLNLSLGARLEHTRVDPDAKGNENFVDADSASSFNAFSLSSGAVYQLDPIWSLAANLGYTERAPTFYELYANGAHVATGAFEVGDASLNKEKAISADLALRFDNGTHKGSVGVFYSHFRNYIGLIGTGNLREGHDHDHDEDDHDHDHDDGGFPEYQYQGVRARFYGIEAQDRWQLAENRYGSFALELSGDYTRAKNLDSGEPLPRIAPLRLNSGLVWELDRWQARVDVQHAASQHRKPENETSTDGYTTLGASVGYRFDIGQSQWLAFVRGENLTDQTVRYASSILRDIAPAPGRSVEVGVRTTF is encoded by the coding sequence ATGCTGCACATCCCGCTCCGCCTCTCCCCCCTCGCTGTTGCCCTGTGGCTCGCTTCTTCACCCAGCCAAGCCGTGGAACTGGAACCCCAGGTCATCACCGCCAACCCGCTCGGCAACCGGCAACTGGCCGCACCCAGCACCGTGCTGGAAGGTGACGACCTGCTGCAACAGCAACACGGCAGCCTCGGTGAAACCCTGAACAAGCAACCCGGCGTGGCCTCCACCTGGTTCGGCCCAGGTGCCAGCCGCCCGGTGATTCGCGGCCTGGATGGCGACCGTATCCGCATCCTGCGCAATGGCGTGGGGGCCCTGGATGCCTCATCGCTGTCCTATGACCACGCGGTACCGCTGGACCCGGTCACGGTCGAGCGCGTGGAAATCGTCCGCGGCCCGGCCGCCCTGCTCTACGGCGGCAATGCCATCGGCGGCGTGATCAACACCTTCGACAACCGCATCCCCGATTCGCCGATCGAGGGCATCCATGGTGCCGGCGAATTGCGCTACGGCGGCGCCGACACCACCCGCAGCAGTGCCGGCAAGCTGGAGGCCGGTGACGGCACCTTCGCCCTCCACCTGGACGCCAACAGCCGCCAGTTCAACGACCTGCGCATTCCCGGCTACGCGCAGAGCGCCAAGGTGCGTGACGCCGACAACCCAGGCAGCCGCCACCGCCTGGAAAACAGCGACGGCCGCCAGGACGGTGGCGCAATCGGCGGTTCCTACAACTGGGAGCATGGCTATGCCGGTCTGTCCTACAGCCGCTATGACAGCAACTACGGCTCGGTGGCCGAGTCTGGTGTGCGCCTGGACATGAAGCAGGACCATTACGCCTTTGCCTCGGAACTGCGCGACCTGGACGGCCCGTTCAGCTCAGTCAAGGTCGATGCCGGCTACACCGACTACGAGCACAGCGAGATCGAACAAGGCGAGGTTCACACCACCTTCAAGAACAAGGGCTACGAAGCCCGCATCGAAGCCCGTCATCAACCGCTCGGACCGCTCGAAGGCGTGATTGGCGCGCAGGTCAGCCGCAACGAGTTCTCGGCACTGGGCGAGGAAGCCTTCGTCCCGCACACCGACACCGACAGCCTGGCGCTGTTCATGCTTGAGCAGTGGCAAGCCACCGAACGCCTGAACCTGAGCCTCGGTGCACGTCTGGAGCACACCCGTGTCGACCCCGATGCCAAGGGCAACGAAAACTTCGTCGACGCCGACAGCGCCAGCAGCTTCAACGCCTTCAGCCTGTCCTCGGGCGCGGTGTACCAGCTCGACCCGATCTGGTCGTTGGCGGCCAACCTCGGCTACACCGAGCGCGCACCGACTTTCTACGAGCTCTACGCCAACGGCGCCCACGTCGCCACCGGCGCATTCGAAGTGGGTGATGCCAGCCTGAACAAGGAAAAGGCCATTTCCGCCGACCTGGCCCTGCGCTTCGACAATGGCACCCACAAAGGCAGCGTCGGGGTGTTCTACAGCCACTTTCGCAACTACATCGGCCTGATCGGCACGGGCAACCTGCGCGAAGGCCATGACCATGACCATGACGAGGATGATCACGACCACGATCATGACGATGGCGGCTTCCCCGAATACCAGTACCAGGGCGTGCGGGCCCGCTTCTACGGCATCGAGGCGCAGGACCGCTGGCAACTGGCCGAGAACCGCTATGGCAGCTTTGCGCTGGAGCTGTCCGGCGACTACACCCGGGCAAAGAACCTCGACAGCGGCGAGCCGTTGCCGCGCATTGCCCCGCTGCGCCTGAACAGTGGCCTGGTCTGGGAGCTGGACCGTTGGCAGGCGCGGGTCGATGTGCAACACGCCGCGTCACAGCATCGCAAGCCTGAGAACGAGACCAGCACCGATGGCTACACCACGCTCGGGGCCAGCGTCGGTTACCGCTTCGACATCGGCCAGAGCCAGTGGCTGGCCTTCGTGCGCGGCGAGAACCTGACCGACCAGACCGTACGCTATGCCAGTTCGATCCTGCGCGATATCGCACCGGCACCGGGGCGTAGCGTGGAAGTCGGGGTGCGTACCACCTTCTGA
- a CDS encoding protease inhibitor I42 family protein yields the protein MTAPRLLVPLSLALLAACAQQPKQTVELDAESECPKRLQVGQSLTLTLPSNPTTGYRWLVQNPASNVLQSLGPEVYSAPEDAGIVGSSGISTWRYQARTAGEGHLVLVYQQPWAPEVRPVQTFDCAIRVN from the coding sequence ATGACCGCCCCTCGTCTGCTCGTTCCCCTGAGCCTCGCCCTGCTCGCCGCCTGCGCCCAGCAGCCAAAGCAAACCGTCGAACTGGACGCCGAAAGCGAATGCCCCAAGCGCCTGCAGGTCGGCCAGAGCCTTACCCTGACCCTGCCCAGCAACCCCACCACCGGCTACCGCTGGCTGGTACAGAACCCTGCATCCAACGTGCTGCAAAGCCTGGGCCCCGAGGTCTACAGTGCCCCCGAAGACGCCGGCATCGTCGGCAGTTCGGGGATCTCGACCTGGCGCTACCAGGCCCGCACCGCCGGTGAAGGCCACCTGGTGCTGGTCTACCAGCAGCCCTGGGCCCCGGAAGTGCGCCCGGTACAGACCTTCGATTGCGCCATCCGGGTCAACTGA
- a CDS encoding carbohydrate porin: protein MLQLPKTRYTGLAFAAIAAGLPVTANASEAFAKDSPWMFGDWGGTRTELLQKGYDFTLGYTGEMGSNLHGGYDHDHTARYSDQFTFASHLDLEKILGWNDTEFQLTITERHGDNISNDRINDPRVGGFTSAQEVWGRGETWRLTQMWIKQKYFDGALDVKVGRFGEGEDFNSFPCDFQNLAFCGSQVGNWVGGIWYNWPVSQWAMRVRYNLNPELYAQVGIYEQNPSNLESGNGFKLSGSGTQGAVMPIELVWSPRFQGLKGEYRAGYYYSNAKAQDVLKDSNGQPAALSGAAYRSSSSKHGLWLGAQQQVTSLASDQSRGLSLFANATVHDKKTNVIDNYVQAGLVYKGPFDARAKDDIGFAVARVHANPAYRKNARLANQAAGLDDYDNPGYLPVQDTEYSAELYYGIHLADWLTVRPNLQYIRHPGGVSQVDSALIGGLKIQSTF from the coding sequence ATGCTTCAACTGCCCAAAACCCGCTACACCGGCTTGGCCTTCGCTGCCATTGCCGCAGGCTTACCCGTTACGGCCAACGCTAGCGAAGCGTTTGCCAAGGACTCCCCGTGGATGTTCGGTGACTGGGGCGGCACCCGCACCGAGCTGCTGCAAAAGGGCTACGACTTCACCCTCGGCTACACCGGCGAGATGGGCAGCAACCTGCACGGCGGCTACGACCACGACCACACCGCGCGCTACAGCGACCAGTTCACCTTCGCCAGCCACCTGGATCTGGAGAAGATCCTCGGCTGGAACGACACCGAGTTCCAGCTGACCATCACCGAACGCCACGGCGACAACATCAGCAACGACCGCATCAACGACCCACGAGTCGGCGGCTTCACTTCGGCCCAGGAAGTCTGGGGCAGAGGCGAAACCTGGCGGCTGACGCAAATGTGGATCAAGCAGAAATACTTCGACGGCGCCCTGGACGTGAAGGTCGGCCGCTTCGGCGAAGGCGAGGACTTCAACAGCTTCCCCTGCGACTTCCAGAACCTGGCCTTCTGCGGCTCGCAGGTGGGCAACTGGGTCGGCGGCATCTGGTACAACTGGCCGGTCAGCCAATGGGCCATGCGCGTGCGCTACAACCTCAACCCGGAGCTGTACGCCCAGGTTGGCATCTATGAGCAGAACCCGTCCAACCTCGAATCGGGCAACGGCTTCAAGCTCAGCGGCAGTGGCACCCAGGGCGCGGTGATGCCGATTGAACTGGTATGGAGCCCACGTTTCCAAGGCCTGAAAGGGGAATATCGCGCCGGCTACTACTACAGTAATGCCAAGGCACAGGATGTTCTCAAGGACAGCAACGGCCAGCCGGCCGCCCTCAGTGGCGCCGCCTACCGCAGCAGTTCGAGCAAGCACGGCTTGTGGCTCGGGGCCCAGCAGCAGGTCACCTCGCTGGCATCCGACCAGTCGCGCGGCCTGAGCCTGTTCGCCAACGCCACGGTGCACGACAAGAAGACCAATGTCATCGACAACTATGTTCAAGCTGGACTGGTTTACAAAGGCCCCTTCGACGCCCGCGCCAAGGACGACATCGGCTTCGCCGTCGCCCGCGTGCACGCCAACCCGGCCTACCGCAAGAACGCCCGCCTGGCCAATCAGGCGGCTGGCCTCGACGACTACGACAACCCAGGCTACCTGCCGGTGCAAGACACCGAGTACAGCGCCGAACTCTATTACGGCATTCACCTGGCCGACTGGCTCACGGTGCGCCCGAACCTGCAGTACATCCGCCATCCGGGCGGGGTGTCGCAGGTCGACAGCGCGCTGATCGGCGGCCTGAAGATTCAAAGCACGTTCTGA